DNA from Leptospira mayottensis 200901116:
CTTCCGAAAGACGCGGAAATTTTTTATAGCGGCTCAATAAATTTCCTTTGAAGATCTTGTGTATTTTACTATAATATCTGCAGGTTGGGAGCAAAAGACTATGTCTTACATGGCGGTAGGATCCAGACAGATTTTATTTTCAGATTCGATTGCACCCGCATCAACTGGTTCTTCTCCGAGGGAGGTCGTAGCGGTTCAGGACAATCAGGTTGAAAATCCGGATACGCAGGTCGTTGTGCCGGGGGCCTTATCTCCTTCGGTCGGTAATAATATTGACGTTTATGTTTAACTTGGAAGTGCAATGATCCATTTTTTATTTTCTCTGATTTTGATGTCTCTCGTCGTGGAGTTCGTTTTTCCTTTGATTCATCCTGATTTTCATGTAGTAGGCGGCTGGCTCAATTCGATTATCGTTGTCATTGCTTTTGTGATCATCAACACAATCTTACGACTTATATTGGTAATCATGACTCTTGGAATCGGAATCGTATTCTATTATCTGAGTTTAGGTTTGATCGGGTTGATCATCAATGCTTGGGTAATCTTGATTATCGGGGATTGGTTTCCGGAAACCTTATCGGTGCCAGGTTTTTGGTATGCGTTTTTTGGTGGAATACTTTTGGTTCTGGCAAATTACGTGGGCAAGACGGAAGCCAAGGAAAGAACGAAAGAAAGAACGAATACTTAAAATTTAAAATCAAAGCCTGTTCTAAAATAACTTGTAACGACATGGAACAAAGTTGCGAAGCTAAGCGGAAGGCTATGAGATAGATTTTAGACTCTTATCGCTCTGAAATAATCTTGAAGAATGGAATCCACTTGTTCGTACGTGTAATAGCCTCTTGTTAGGATTCCACTTTCAGATCCGTCTGAAAAGACTAAACTCGGAAAAGCGCTTACTCCCAAGGAAAAACCGAAGTAAAAGTCGTTTTTGGTTTCCATATCGGTGTCCTTATCTTCGAATACGGATTGAAATTTTTCGGAAGAAATACCGAACTTCTCCGCAAGAAAAACAAAAGTCTGGAAGGAGGTCGGATCTTGATTTTCGTAATAAAAGGATTTGGAAAGAATATTCAGATAATCGAATGCTATTTCCGGTTTTATTTTTTGAACACTGATAACCGCTTTACAGGCGGGAAAAGAATCGTATCGAAAATCCTTTTTATCTAGGAACTTAGATTGAAATGGTTGTTTGGTGATGAATTCTGCGTCTTTCCATTCGTGCTTTAAGATCCTTGATAATTCGGGCGTTAGGAATTGGGCTCCGTCCTCAAAGCGAAGGCCGCCTAAAACCAAAGAAAATCGGATTTTGTTTTTATATTCTTCCCGGATTTTTTGAAGGACCGGTCCAAAACCGTAACACCAGGGACAAAGAGGATCGGCTGCGTAAAGAATAGAATGTCGGATTGGTTCGCTTTGATTCATACCGTCTCAAGTCTTTCCATTTTACCTGCGAAGGTCCTTTTAGATAGTATGGGTTCCTACATTCTCGGTTTGCAAGATGATTTTGTCCGATCTTTGGAATTTGTCACGTTGTTTGAGTTTGTAAATGAATTAAAATAATCGGCGCAGGAATGGTCTCCCTTTTTCGGACTTGAAAAACCACAAGACAAGAAGAAACTAAAGCGAAAGGAAAAGTATAGGTGTGTAGGATTGATTCTATATGCACAAAGAAATAGTTCAAATCTATTTATTGAATGAGCAATCTGAGAATCTTATACAAAAGTATCAAACCAAACACACAGAGACTTAGATTAAGAAGAAGCTATGAGAGTGTTCCCGCATAAAATTTGTAAAATTATCAAAGGACAACCTGTAAGAATTTTAATGTCACGATAAAACTTTCAAAAAGTCGGTTGGTTCTTCCGTATCGATCGATTCTCTGTACGCAAAAAAGGCGGGAACAAGCCCGCCTTTTTCCTCATTCTTGCTTAAGAATTTTCAAATTTCATTCGGGTGCTTTATATAATACACTGATAACCACAGTGTCCCGAAGAGAACCCCCGCATATGCTAAAACCACAGTGACGATGTCGATGACTGGTAGGAGTGTCGCGATCGGAGAGATTTTGTCTGCTGTCATTCGGGTCGCTTCTCCCAAAATCAAGAACAAACCTCCCAAGCCGATTAGGTGATATCTACCCATCGCTTCTTTCGTCACCCGAGCAAAACGGGCAAAAACAGGAACTGCCAACAAAGCAAGCGCAAAGATCGTGATTGCATTCATTGTGAATCCTCCTTATTTCATCTAGTTAGACTCCGACAGTTTTTTGTTTCATTCGGAAAGTGGAATTTATTTTTAATTTCAAGGGATTATATATAATGCTTGTTCAACTTAAGAATAGCGATTTTGGTTTAAAGAATTTTATCATAAAGACGTATGACGTTGCCTTTCAAACGAACAAGATAGGAACCTGCACGAAACAAAACCTTGCAGCTGACTTTTTTGATAAAGTAAAAAATGAATTTCATACATGAAATTTTAGGAAGTGAATTTGAATGAGGCGGAAATTGATTTATTTTGATCAAAGAGCCGCAAAGGATTTTTTTAGAGAAGTAACCGGCCATTTTTTTCAAGATGTGGAAATTGAATAATATCGTTTTTGATATCGAAAAATCAAATTCTGATTTCATCTTTGAACAATTACTTAGAACTGCATAAAAGAGTGCCTCATATTTTACACTGAAACAGGGCTTGGGAATTAAAATTTACGGTACTTAATTTTATAGAGATCAGTAAGAGCTTGTCTTAAAAACCTTAAAAGAAATCAGTTACAATGATTCAGTAAGTTCGTAATAAAATATAGAAGTTCCCACAAGTTACATTCCTTTGGTAATTTTACGAGCTTTCGAACATATTTTATAACTGATAACTTCCCGTCGAGGCTCCTGTATTCTGAGGTTTTTAAGACAGACTTTTAAAAATCAGTTGGAGAATCGTAAAAAATGGAACAGGCTTTTCTTATGCGATTCTAAAAAAGAAATTATGTTGAATTCAATCATCTGAAATTTTTTCAAATTGATTCCGTATTGAATGGATGAATTTTAGCGTTGGAAATAAAATTAAGTTTTTAATTTTTCGTAGTTGTCGATTTGAATAAAATGCACTTATTTACTTCGAACAAAATCATACTTTAAAAATAAGGTTGAATTTATTTACGATCAATTACGAGAAGGGTTACGTCGTCGCTGAACTTGGAATAATTGCAATATTCAATACTATCGGAGATGATTTGTGCGGATGTTTCCTGAGCGCTTTTAGAGGCGCACTTATGGATCGAAAGAGAAATGAGTTCTTCACTGTAACGTTTGGTTCTGTCGTCGGAATAATGCTCTGAAATTCCGTCTGTATAAAGCACCAACCTATCACCGGTTCTGAAATGAATGGATTTCTCCTCGAAAAAAAGATCCGGAATAACACCGATTAGTTTTCCTTTCGTTTCCAGAGAGATCATACTATCAGTCGAATTTTGTAAAAGTAAAGGGTGATTGTGTCCCGCATTGGAATAAAGAATCGTATCTTTTTCCGTGTCGATCACACAGTAGAATGCAGTTACGAAATTCCCGACCATTTTGTTATTGAGGGCGTGATTGAGTCCCGAAAAAAATTGGGATGGGCTAGAAAGAATTTCTCTATCATACGTGGAAATGATTGTGTTCATTACTGTCGCTATGACCGATGCGGAAAGACCGTGGCCGGAAACGTCCGCGACTAAAAATCCGGTTCGTTCCGGATCCAATTTGAATATACTATAAAAATCACCACCCACGTTCGAGTAAGGAATGTGTTCTGCTCCGATTTCCAGACCTTTGATATAAGGGATCGTATTCGGAATTACTTTCGACATGACTTCTCTGGCTCTTTGTAATTCCCGATCGGAATTTACGACTTTGTGAGAGAGGTCCGCATTCTTGATCGTCATCGAAAGTCGGTTTGCAATTGCCCCCAATATTTCTAGATCGTTTTTATGAAACGCAAATCCGGAATTCTTGTTATTGACGCTGATAACTCCTAAAAGTTCGTCTTTATAAACCAAGGGGGAAGAAATAAGAGAGTTTGTTTCGAACTTGTACTTCGTATTATAACGTTTGTCTTCTTCCAAGTTTTGTATGAGAAGATTTTTTCTTTCCTTAGCAACCCAGCCGGCAACGCCTTCACCGAAAGGAACTATGATCGTATGAATCGCATCTTTCGGAATTCCTTTAGCTGCGAGAATTCTCAATGTTTGGCTTGTATGGTCTGCGAGATAAATGGTTCCGGTTTTTGCTTCTAAGAATTCTAAAATCCTTTCCAGTACCCAATTGCCCAGTTCATGAATGCTTTTTTCGGAAACAATAAGTTTTTCGAATTCGTATAAGAGAGAAAGTTCCAAAATTCTTTTTTTAAGATTTTCGTGAATTTTCGCGTTTTGGATCGCGATTGCGGCCACTTCGGATAAGGACGTAAGATAGTCCAAATCGCAGGCGTCGAACGAACGGTTTTGCGTTTTATTGAGGATTTCAAGAGTTCCGATAATCTTGTTTTCGATGAACAAAGGAACACAAACCAAGGAACGGGTTCTATAACCCGTCTTTTGATCCCAGGATGGATTGAATCTAGAATCCGAATACGCGTCTTCTAAAAGGATCGGCTTTTTTTCTTTGGCCACCCAACCAGCGATCCCCTGTCCTATATCAAGGCGTCCATATTTTTGAATGATTTCACCTTTTTCACCAAGTGCTACTTCGCAGTATAAAAATTCTTCCGCTTCATCGAGAAGGAACAAGGAACTCGCCTCTGCCTCCAGAAGATCTTTGGAGTAGAGCATGATTAGGGGTAATAGCTGATAGAGATCTAAATTTGCGTTTAAAATCGTGCTTGTACTGAGAATACTTTTCAGTTTTAGAGATTCTAAAACACTTTTAGGCATAGATACTTTGTCAAAGCTAAGAGAAACCGAAGGTTCGTCAAGGGTTTGGGGAAATATTCGAGAAACTGAAAATACCGAAGAAAAACTTATACAGATCAAAAATTTAATACGAAAAGGAACTTTGGGGATTTTCATCGGTCTTATATAGGCCATGGAAAATCAAATTTCTCGTTTTCTCGTATTTCTTTCCGTGTTTACCCTCATTATCGGATCGGGTTACGTGTATACTGGTTTTCGTTTAATCCCAAGTTTAAGCA
Protein-coding regions in this window:
- a CDS encoding LIC10816 family protein; this encodes MNAITIFALALLAVPVFARFARVTKEAMGRYHLIGLGGLFLILGEATRMTADKISPIATLLPVIDIVTVVLAYAGVLFGTLWLSVYYIKHPNEI
- a CDS encoding DsbA family protein, with protein sequence MNQSEPIRHSILYAADPLCPWCYGFGPVLQKIREEYKNKIRFSLVLGGLRFEDGAQFLTPELSRILKHEWKDAEFITKQPFQSKFLDKKDFRYDSFPACKAVISVQKIKPEIAFDYLNILSKSFYYENQDPTSFQTFVFLAEKFGISSEKFQSVFEDKDTDMETKNDFYFGFSLGVSAFPSLVFSDGSESGILTRGYYTYEQVDSILQDYFRAIRV
- a CDS encoding GAF domain-containing SpoIIE family protein phosphatase; translation: MPKSVLESLKLKSILSTSTILNANLDLYQLLPLIMLYSKDLLEAEASSLFLLDEAEEFLYCEVALGEKGEIIQKYGRLDIGQGIAGWVAKEKKPILLEDAYSDSRFNPSWDQKTGYRTRSLVCVPLFIENKIIGTLEILNKTQNRSFDACDLDYLTSLSEVAAIAIQNAKIHENLKKRILELSLLYEFEKLIVSEKSIHELGNWVLERILEFLEAKTGTIYLADHTSQTLRILAAKGIPKDAIHTIIVPFGEGVAGWVAKERKNLLIQNLEEDKRYNTKYKFETNSLISSPLVYKDELLGVISVNNKNSGFAFHKNDLEILGAIANRLSMTIKNADLSHKVVNSDRELQRAREVMSKVIPNTIPYIKGLEIGAEHIPYSNVGGDFYSIFKLDPERTGFLVADVSGHGLSASVIATVMNTIISTYDREILSSPSQFFSGLNHALNNKMVGNFVTAFYCVIDTEKDTILYSNAGHNHPLLLQNSTDSMISLETKGKLIGVIPDLFFEEKSIHFRTGDRLVLYTDGISEHYSDDRTKRYSEELISLSIHKCASKSAQETSAQIISDSIEYCNYSKFSDDVTLLVIDRK
- a CDS encoding phage holin family protein; translation: MIHFLFSLILMSLVVEFVFPLIHPDFHVVGGWLNSIIVVIAFVIINTILRLILVIMTLGIGIVFYYLSLGLIGLIINAWVILIIGDWFPETLSVPGFWYAFFGGILLVLANYVGKTEAKERTKERTNT